In Populus alba chromosome 1, ASM523922v2, whole genome shotgun sequence, a single window of DNA contains:
- the LOC118047032 gene encoding protein OBERON 4 — protein MKRLRSSDDLDSYNEKSSVKDSNPSRSSRSFYHKSDNVRKGLISSSSSSSRYDRDRSTDEDNRESSRMVRKRSDHEFDSFDRRKGLGLGFDRYGSGGSSNSREGYSGSGGGGGGGGGGGNDRVIHRPESLAGSRREFPKGFRSERERSRREVSVSSWRRFGSKEFEESRGGGGRGGNEERMGSARSSPKGLRDVVRSPSWSRDSGSEQTRVARGSGSGRDEAKVKRSNSKSRSSPTWSKDSGSERSKSVEVGKKSEAETKSVEVEAKSVEMEVKVVQSGNCSEIEEGELEPEPDSVPKVAKEDESDNVNEELENVKVDIDHRKVETEAEVKELVNEETRSHKENVNEGKDVVKEAGEKPNVEENSNDSVSEDEVGNTDGDGDTKDSKSLKEKVECRGEVSKNVIVEESLNLEENNIQDKGIDLEVKADDVEVIESNKEIVKENGGTEVNINMVTEISSQNVKDKGKSVAVSPINAPDSAEDGTWAERESRNVATFRNEEDDMEGPSTRGFELFSTSPVRRFEKAEESSGIKSKDEKLLLEPLDLSLSLPNVLLPIGATGDTGQAPGSPSHGRSVQSFSSFRTNSDGFTASMSFSGSQSFYHNPSCSLTQNSLDMDNYEQSVHSRPIFQGIDQTHWQGQTQNDSKHKDVPLYQKILMNGNGSLHQPQAVPGLSNGQALQGTSKMNNELERQLSFHRQLPGGQARNHDDTRSPSQSVGSHDIGSTYSFEKKRTMKEKHGSSLSRSNSQKELEQFLMGGADFVETIVGRIVSEPIHVMAKKFHEMTAQSASCLKESIREILLNANKQGQACAFQSMLQNRSELTLDMLLKSHRVQLEVLVALRTGLPEYLQVDSGISSSDLAEVFLNLRCRNLTCQSHLPVDECDCKVCVKKNGFCSSCMCLVCSKFDMASNTCSWVGCDVCLHWCHADCALREACIRNGRSVSGAQGTTEMQFHCVACDHPSEMFGFVKEVFQNFAKDWTAETFCRELEYVKRIFCASKDLRGRQLHEIADQMLAKLANKSILPEVFNYIMGFLTESDPSKCGNASGFSGKEQGNGSNGTIAGPSQDTAWFKSVYAEKTPQLERSTSFHSDLNDKRPVGSELLRSAQKEPLFDELESIVRIKQAEAKMFQARADDARREAEGLKRIVIAKSEKIEEEHAGRLSKLHIVEAEEMRRQRFEEFQSLERAHQEYFSMKMRMEADIKDLVLKMEATKRNLTM, from the exons ATGAAGAGATTGAGATCAAGTGATGATCTTGATTCTTATAACGAGAAAAGCTCAGTCAAGGATTCAAATCCAAGTAGATCATCTAGAAGTTTCTATCACAAATCTGATAATGTACGCAAAGGATTGATTTCCTCGTCATCATCCTCTAGCAGGTACGATCGAGACCGATCTACTGATGAGGATAATAGAGAGAGCTCCAGAATGGTTAGGAAGCGATCAGATCATGAATTTGATAGCTTTGATAGGAGaaaaggtttagggttagggtttgatAGGTATGGCAGTGGAGGTAGTAGTAATAGCAGAGAAGGTTATTCTggaagtggtggtggtggtggtggtggtggtggtggtggtaatgATAGGGTTATTCATCGACCGGAGAGTTTAGCTGGGTCGAGGAGGGAGTTTCCTAAAGGGTTTAGGTCGGAGAGGGAAAGGTCAAGGAGAGAAGTAAGTGTTTCGTCGTGGAGGAGGTTTGGGAGTAAGGAATTTGAGGAGAGTAGAGGTGGTGGTGGTAGAGGTGGAAATGAGGAGAGGATGGGGAGTGCTAGGTCTTCTCCTAAGGGGTTGAGAGATGTTGTTAGGTCACCTTCTTGGTCCAGGGATTCTGGGAGTGAGCAAACTAGAGTGGCGAGAGGAAGTGGCAGTGGGAGGGATGAGGCGAAAGTGAAGCGTTCGAATTCCAAGTCTAGGTCTTCACCCACGTGGTCGAAGGATTCGGGGAGTGAGCGATCTAAGAGTGTGGAGGTGGGGAAGAAAAGTGAAGCAGAGACAAAGAGTGTTGAGGTAGAGGCTAAAAGTGTGGAGATGGAGGTGAAGGTTGTTCAGAGTGGGAATTGTAGCGAAATAGAAGAAGGGGAGCTTGAGCCAGAGCCTGATTCAGTTCCTAAAGTTGCCAAGGAAGATGAGAGTGATAATGTAAATGAAGAGCTAGAGAATGTTAAAGTAGATATTGATCATAGGAAGGTTGAGACTGAGGCTGAAGTTAAGGAGCTAGTAAATGAAGAGACAAGGTCCCATAAAGAAAATGTTAATGAGGGGAAGGATGTGGTGAAGGAAGCTGGTGAGAAGCCAAATGTTGAGGAGAATTCAAATGATAGTGTTAGTGAGGATGAAGTTGGAAATACGGATGGTGATGGAGATACCAAGGACAGCAAGAGTTTGAAGGAAAAAGTTGAGTGCAGGGGGGAGGTAAGTAAGAATGTGATTGTTGAGGAGTCTTTGAATTTGGAGGAGAATAATATACAAGATAAGGGTATTGATCTCGAGGTGAAGGCAGATGATGTTGAAGTGATAGAGTCAAACAAGGAAATTGTGAAGGAAAATGGAGGAACTGAAGTGAATATAAATATGGTGACAGAGATTTCGAGTCAGAATGTGAAGGACAAGGGCAAAAGTGTGGCTGTTTCACCGATCAATGCTCCTGATTCTGCAGAAGATGGTACATGGGCTGAAAGAGAATCGAGAAATGTTGCAACTTTCAGGAACGAGGAAGATGATATGGAAGGACCAAGTACTAGGGGATTTGAGTTGTTCTCTACCTCTCCTGTTAGAAGATTCGAGAAAGCAGAGGAATCAAGTGGTATCAAATCGAAAGATGAAAAGCTGCTGTTGGAACCGCTTGATCTTTCTCTTAGCTTACCGAATGTTTTGTTGCCTATTGGTGCAACCGGAGACACAGGCCAGGCTCCTGGTTCTCCGAGTCATGGGAGAAGTGTTCAGTCTTTTAGTTCATTTCGAACAAATTCAGATGGGTTTACTGCATCAATGTCCTTTTCAGGTTCTCAGTCATTTTATCACAATCCAAGCTGTTCTCTAACTCAGAATTCCTTGGACATGGACAACTATGAACAATCTGTTCACAGCCGGCCCATATTTCAGGGTATTGATCAAACACATTGGCAGGGTCAGACTCAAAATGATTCCAAGCATAAAGATGTTCCCTTGTATCAAAAAATTTTGATGAATGGAAATGGCTCTCTTCATCAGCCTCAAGCAGTGCCAGGTTTGTCAAATGGTCAAGCTTTGCAAGGAACCTCTAAAATGAACAATGAACTTGAAAGACAATTGAGTTTTCATAGACAGTTGCCTGGGGGGCAGGCAAGGAACCATGATGACACTAGATCCCCTTCTCAAAGTGTGGGATCTCATGATATTGGTTCAACTTATAGCTTTGAGAAGAAGCGTACCATGAAAGAGAAACATGGCAGTAGCCTATCTAGAAGTAATAGCCAGAAGGAACTAGAGCAATTCTTGATGGGTGGAGCTGATTTTGTTGAGACCATCGTTGGCAGAATAGTTTCTGAGCCCATTCATGTGATGGCTAAGAAATTCCATGAAATGACAGCGCAATCTGCATCGTGTTTGAAGGAGAGTATTCGAGAGATTTTGTTAAATGCCAATAAGCAAGGGCAAGCATGTGCATTCCAAAGCATGCTGCAGAACAGGTCTGAGTTAACCTTGGATATGCTGTTGAAATCCCATCGTGTTCAACTGGAAGTCTTGGTTGCTTTGCGAACAGGGTTGCCCGAGTATCTTCAAGTAGACAGTGGTATTTCGTCTTCTGATTTGGCTGAGGTTTTCCTAAACTTGAGGTGCAGAAATCTGACATGTCAAAGTCATTTGCCTGTGGATGAATGTGATTGCAAAGTTTGTGTGAAGAAGAATGGTTTTTGCAGTTCATGTATGTGTCTTGTGTGCTCAAAGTTTGACATGGCATCTAATACATGCAGCTGGGTTGGGTGTGATGTTTGCCTTCATTGGTGTCATGCTGATTGTGCACTGCGAGAAGCTTGCATTAGGAATGGAAGGAGTGTGAGTGGTGCTCAAGGGACTACTGAGATGCAGTTCCATTGTGTTGCCTGCGATCATCCTTCTGAGATGTTTGGCTTTGTGAAGGAGGTTTTCCAGAACTTCGCAAAAGATTGGACAGCAGAGACATTTTGCAGAGAACTTGAATATGTCAAGAGAATTTTCTGTGCCAGCAAGGATTTGAGAGGGAGACAGCTGCATGAAATAGCCGATCAGATGCTGGCAAAATTGGCAAATAAGTCCATTCTTCCTGAGGTGTTCAATTATATAATGGGTTTCCTGACTG AAAGTGATCCATCCAAGTGTGGCAACGCATCTGGTTTCTCTGGAAAGGAACAAGGAAATGGAAGCAATGGCACCATTGCTGGACCTAGCCAGGATACTGCATGGTTCAAATCTGTCTATGCTGAAAAAACTCCTCAATTGGAAAGATCAACTAGCTTCCATTCTGATTTGAATGATAAACGCCCTGTTGGGTCCGAGTTGTTGAGAAGTGCCCAGAAGGAGCCACTTTTCGATGAACTGGAGAGCATTGTCAGAATCAAACAGGCTGAAGCTAAGATGTTCCAAGCACGTGCTGATGATGCTAGAAGAGAAGCTGAGGGCCTGAAACGAATTGTGATTGCGAAGagtgaaaaaattgaagaagagCATGCAGGTAGACTCTCAAAACTGCACATAGTTGAGGCTGAGGAAATGCGGAGACAAAGATTTGAAGAATTTCAGTCCCTTGAAAGAGCTCATCAGGAATACTTCAGTATGAAGATGAGGATGGAAGCAGATATTAAGGACCTCGTATTAAAAATGGAAGCTACAAAACGAAACCTCACCATGTGA